One region of Paenibacillus polymyxa M1 genomic DNA includes:
- a CDS encoding APC family permease produces the protein MLSKVKRLLIGRPRKSTALEDEKLNKLKALAILSSDALSSVAYGTEQILLVLITAGFAALWYSIPISIAVLGLLIILILSYRQTIFSYPGGGGAYIVAQDNLGKSPSLIAGGSLLVDYILTVAVSSSAGTDAITSAFPSLHDHRIAIALVMIIFLTIMNLRGVTESASVLAIPIYLFVVAIFVLIISGIIHYLAGGAHAAAPQFGATVSNVSLFLLLKAFSSGCSALTGVEAVSNAIPNFRKPAAKNAATTLMMMGLILGCMFIGISLLAYWYGVRPNPQETVISQIANATFGRGVMYYIIQGVTALILFLAANTAYSAFPLLAFMLAKDKYMPHMFMVRGDRLGYSNGILFLSIFSALLVIVFGGNTENLIPLYAVGVFIPFTLSQLGMMIRWIRLKPAGWVVKLAINTVGMLTTLSITLIFIFTKFSQVWVVFIFLPLVLYFFMKINKHYKNTAEQLRIDITKDKPMVKGNTIIIPVAGITRVVMNTISYAKTLSDNVVAVYVGVDDEAIQKMEQKWEEWDVGIRLVVLRSRYRSIINPLRKFIDTVEWKKADEDHITVLIPQFITKHWWENILHNQTSLLMRAYLINYKDVIVTTVPFHLNK, from the coding sequence ATGCTAAGTAAAGTCAAAAGGTTATTAATCGGTCGTCCGCGAAAATCGACGGCCCTTGAAGATGAGAAACTGAATAAGCTCAAGGCACTGGCCATTCTGTCCTCAGATGCATTGTCCTCTGTAGCTTACGGAACGGAGCAGATTCTGCTGGTTTTAATTACAGCGGGCTTTGCTGCCCTATGGTATTCTATCCCTATATCCATTGCGGTATTGGGTTTGCTTATCATTCTGATCCTATCGTATAGACAGACCATTTTTTCCTATCCTGGTGGTGGGGGAGCCTACATTGTTGCACAGGACAATTTAGGAAAGAGTCCGAGTCTGATTGCAGGCGGCTCTCTGCTGGTCGATTATATTCTAACGGTAGCTGTTAGCTCATCGGCAGGTACAGATGCCATTACATCGGCGTTCCCATCGTTACATGATCATCGAATCGCAATTGCTTTAGTGATGATTATCTTTTTGACTATTATGAACTTGCGCGGGGTGACGGAATCTGCCTCGGTGCTGGCTATACCGATTTACTTATTTGTTGTTGCCATTTTTGTTCTGATTATTAGTGGTATCATTCACTATCTGGCAGGAGGAGCCCATGCGGCGGCGCCGCAATTTGGAGCTACGGTATCTAACGTCAGTCTGTTTCTCTTACTAAAAGCATTTAGCTCGGGCTGTTCGGCGCTAACCGGTGTAGAAGCTGTCTCAAATGCCATTCCGAACTTCCGCAAGCCTGCTGCCAAAAATGCGGCAACTACATTGATGATGATGGGCTTGATTCTCGGCTGTATGTTTATCGGAATTAGTTTGCTGGCTTATTGGTACGGTGTTCGTCCTAATCCGCAAGAAACAGTGATTTCGCAAATTGCTAATGCTACTTTTGGGCGCGGTGTGATGTATTACATCATTCAAGGCGTGACGGCACTTATCTTGTTTTTGGCGGCCAACACAGCTTATTCAGCTTTTCCGTTGCTCGCTTTTATGCTCGCGAAAGACAAATACATGCCGCATATGTTCATGGTTCGTGGAGATCGACTCGGCTATTCTAACGGCATCCTGTTTCTGAGTATCTTCTCGGCATTGCTGGTCATCGTTTTTGGTGGCAACACAGAAAACCTCATCCCGCTTTATGCCGTAGGGGTATTTATTCCGTTTACCTTGTCACAGCTTGGTATGATGATTCGGTGGATTCGGCTCAAACCAGCTGGCTGGGTCGTCAAATTGGCTATTAATACGGTCGGGATGCTAACCACGCTGTCAATTACGCTTATCTTTATCTTTACTAAGTTTAGCCAGGTATGGGTAGTCTTTATCTTCCTGCCTTTGGTATTATATTTCTTTATGAAGATTAATAAGCATTACAAAAATACGGCTGAACAGCTGCGCATTGATATCACAAAGGACAAACCTATGGTCAAAGGCAACACGATTATTATTCCGGTGGCAGGCATTACACGAGTCGTCATGAATACCATCAGCTATGCCAAAACTCTGTCGGACAATGTGGTTGCCGTATATGTAGGTGTGGACGATGAAGCGATTCAAAAAATGGAACAGAAGTGGGAAGAGTGGGATGTGGGTATACGTTTAGTAGTGCTGAGATCGCGTTATCGCAGTATTATTAATCCGCTTCGCAAGTTCATTGATACAGTAGAGTGGAAAAAAGCAGACGAGGATCATATTACAGTTCTCATTCCACAATTTATCACTAAACACTGGTGGGAAAATATACTGCATAATCAGACCAGTTTGCTGATGAGAGCCTATTTGATTAACTACAAAGATGTCATCGTAACGACCGTACCTTTTCATTTAAACAAATAG
- a CDS encoding acyltransferase family protein, giving the protein MPEDKGKMEQDKLQFVDTLRALAIMGVLLVHVSQHVDGLNGWLQKGLSIGAKGVALFYMASAFTLFLSLSRRSSDKREGLAAYLLRRFFRIAPLYYVMLGIYLAVNGTGPRFWLGDQEGVTATNIAAHVLFLNGLNPYWINGIIGVEWSIAVECMFYLFIPLLFKLIRSVRHATWFVMMVLVASFGLNTVFAQYPLISDHSLWGHYLYLWFPNQLPVFGLGILLFFIWKDERHWKSVDALSGGLLLGTVLFAFFGGMADYLLGVGLLLGAYALYHWQPMWLLNQVWSWIGRLSYSMYLTHMLVLGLIIQIKLPFAPLVSLTLMFIMTLLITAGLSWFTYIWIEQPGIRLGKKLISRI; this is encoded by the coding sequence ATGCCCGAAGACAAGGGGAAGATGGAACAAGATAAGTTGCAATTTGTAGATACGCTAAGGGCGCTGGCGATTATGGGAGTGTTACTTGTGCATGTCAGTCAGCATGTGGACGGATTAAACGGTTGGTTGCAAAAAGGCTTGAGCATAGGAGCCAAAGGAGTCGCTTTATTTTATATGGCCAGCGCTTTTACGCTGTTTTTATCCCTAAGCAGGCGTTCGAGTGACAAGAGAGAAGGATTGGCGGCCTACCTGTTGCGTCGTTTTTTTCGGATTGCACCCTTGTATTACGTGATGCTAGGAATCTATTTAGCTGTGAATGGGACGGGTCCACGATTTTGGCTTGGGGATCAGGAGGGGGTTACTGCCACTAATATTGCAGCCCATGTTCTGTTTTTGAACGGTCTCAATCCGTATTGGATCAACGGCATTATCGGTGTGGAATGGTCCATTGCGGTGGAATGCATGTTTTATCTGTTTATCCCTCTCTTATTTAAGTTGATTCGATCGGTTCGCCATGCGACTTGGTTTGTCATGATGGTGCTTGTGGCAAGCTTTGGGCTAAATACGGTGTTTGCTCAATATCCACTAATTAGTGATCACTCTTTATGGGGGCACTATTTGTATTTATGGTTTCCGAATCAGTTGCCTGTCTTTGGACTGGGTATATTGTTGTTTTTCATTTGGAAAGACGAGCGTCATTGGAAAAGTGTAGACGCGCTCAGTGGCGGCTTGCTGCTTGGTACTGTGCTGTTTGCGTTTTTTGGAGGTATGGCGGATTATCTCTTAGGTGTCGGGTTGCTGCTGGGAGCGTATGCTTTGTATCACTGGCAGCCGATGTGGCTGCTTAATCAGGTGTGGTCATGGATCGGCCGCCTCAGCTATAGCATGTATTTGACGCATATGCTGGTCCTGGGGCTAATCATACAGATTAAATTACCGTTTGCTCCTTTGGTCAGCCTCACACTTATGTTCATCATGACGTTGCTAATCACCGCTGGACTTTCCTGGTTTACCTACATATGGATAGAACAGCCTGGCATCCGATTGGGGAAAAAGCTTATATCACGTATATAA
- a CDS encoding accessory gene regulator ArgB-like protein translates to MIETMAFKLANQIKRIVPDHPASVPVLKYALALILNASMIILLTLFASFFTGRMVEAATILVAFALLRQVSGGIHLKTGMACVLVTSVAFTYISCISLNNGLTNLFTGIALILVLCFAPSRIEKQSRIPVRFYPLLRLLSSLLVCTNFVIGSSVVAVAFLLQSLTLIRGRR, encoded by the coding sequence ATGATTGAAACGATGGCCTTCAAACTTGCTAACCAGATTAAACGTATTGTGCCTGATCATCCGGCCTCCGTCCCAGTGCTTAAATACGCACTTGCTCTCATTCTGAATGCGTCTATGATCATCTTGTTGACACTATTCGCCTCATTCTTCACGGGGCGGATGGTAGAAGCTGCAACGATTCTCGTTGCTTTTGCTTTGCTGCGCCAAGTATCTGGTGGTATTCACTTGAAAACGGGTATGGCATGTGTGTTGGTGACCTCTGTAGCTTTTACATACATATCTTGCATTTCCTTAAATAATGGGTTGACAAACCTGTTTACCGGAATCGCGCTCATTCTTGTTTTATGCTTTGCCCCGTCCAGAATTGAAAAGCAGTCGCGCATTCCAGTCCGGTTTTATCCCCTCTTGCGATTGTTATCCTCCTTGCTTGTATGTACAAATTTTGTTATTGGTTCTTCTGTAGTGGCTGTTGCTTTTTTGCTTCAAAGCCTAACATTGATTCGGGGAAGGAGGTGA
- a CDS encoding cyclic lactone autoinducer peptide: MMKKVVYGLATSLSMFATFAVSVASYVYVYQGDTPEELLK, translated from the coding sequence ATGATGAAAAAAGTAGTATACGGGTTAGCCACATCGTTGTCTATGTTTGCGACATTTGCTGTATCGGTGGCAAGTTATGTGTATGTTTATCAAGGGGATACACCTGAAGAACTGCTGAAATAA
- the rsmD gene encoding 16S rRNA (guanine(966)-N(2))-methyltransferase RsmD encodes MRVVSGSAKGRPLKAVPGTGTRPTTDKVKEALFSMIGPYFDGGVALDLFAGSGGLGIEALSRGMDKAVFIDMESKSIDVIKENLRKTGLEGKAEVFRNDAGRALKALAKRGALFDAVFLDPPYRLKHGDELMRRMAELDLLRSGAIIVLEYESGHEYPISFGPFEQVRKAVYGETALSIYHFADDALSDAEEHTEAEGGKFGITESDGEDHHD; translated from the coding sequence GTGAGAGTGGTATCGGGTAGTGCCAAAGGAAGGCCGTTAAAGGCAGTTCCCGGCACCGGGACGCGACCGACCACGGATAAGGTCAAGGAAGCGCTATTTAGCATGATAGGTCCTTATTTTGATGGAGGAGTCGCGCTTGATTTGTTTGCTGGCAGTGGCGGCCTGGGGATAGAGGCGCTTAGTCGGGGAATGGACAAGGCAGTTTTTATTGATATGGAATCCAAAAGCATTGATGTCATTAAAGAAAATTTGCGAAAAACTGGATTGGAAGGAAAGGCAGAAGTGTTCCGCAATGATGCCGGACGAGCGCTCAAGGCGCTGGCAAAACGTGGAGCTCTTTTTGATGCTGTTTTTCTGGACCCGCCTTATCGTCTCAAGCACGGGGATGAATTGATGAGACGCATGGCAGAGTTGGACTTGCTTCGTTCAGGTGCAATCATCGTGCTGGAGTATGAATCGGGACATGAGTATCCGATAAGTTTCGGACCGTTTGAACAAGTTAGAAAAGCGGTCTATGGTGAAACGGCGTTATCCATTTATCACTTTGCAGATGATGCTTTGTCAGACGCCGAAGAACATACAGAAGCCGAAGGGGGCAAATTCGGCATCACCGAATCAGACGGGGAGGACCATCATGATTGA